One window of the Acinetobacter equi genome contains the following:
- the ppk1 gene encoding polyphosphate kinase 1, translating into MNTAISTLPTQTEYTYNDRYINRELSILNFHLRVLEQAVDPLHPVLERMNFLLIFSRNLDEFFEIRVAGVMEQLGLGNESRTPDGLTPKQILEKISKKAHIAIERQYRILNEQILPKLREEDICFLRRGELTPAQSVWVKKYFQEQVAPVLTPISLDPAHPFPRLANKSLNFIVTLEGKDAFGRQIDLAVVPAPRSLPRVVRLPDELTDGKEHHVMLSAIIHEHVSDLFPGMKATGCYQFRVTRNADLALNEDVEDLAKALKGELSSRRFGRAVRLEVTENCPEHIYKYLLDEFELDEDQLYKVNGPVNLARLLSNFKRPHLRYDAHIPVIPKVLKKSENIFSAMKKQDILLHHPFESFAPVINLLREAARDPQVLAIKQTLYRSGPDSEIVQVLAEAARNGKEVTAVIELRARFDEESNIEVANVLQEAGAVVVYGIVGYKTHAKMILVVRRENNKLVRYVHLGTGNYHAGNARIYTDYGLLTTEKDLCEDVHRIFQELTGMGKMAKLKKLLHAPFTLHAQLINFIDEEIANAKAGKLARIIVKVNALTEVQLINKLYEASQAGVQIDLIIRSICCLRPGLPGLSENIRVRSIVGRFLEHTRVYYFSNNGDARIYCSSADWMDRNLFNRVEACFPIEDIALKKRIYQQGLVNYLEDNQQAWLLKGDGTWVRAEVDEGQKPHNAQRILLSTIT; encoded by the coding sequence ATGAATACGGCAATTAGTACACTTCCAACACAAACGGAATATACCTATAACGATCGTTATATTAATCGTGAATTATCAATTTTAAATTTCCATTTGCGTGTATTAGAACAAGCCGTAGATCCATTACATCCTGTTCTTGAAAGGATGAACTTCTTACTTATTTTTTCTAGAAATTTAGATGAGTTTTTTGAAATTCGCGTTGCTGGGGTTATGGAGCAATTAGGTCTTGGAAATGAAAGTCGTACACCTGATGGATTAACACCAAAACAAATTTTAGAAAAAATTTCAAAGAAAGCACATATTGCAATTGAACGACAATATCGAATTTTGAATGAACAAATATTGCCGAAGTTACGAGAAGAGGATATTTGTTTTTTAAGACGTGGGGAGCTTACTCCTGCACAATCTGTTTGGGTAAAAAAATATTTTCAAGAACAAGTTGCACCTGTACTTACACCAATTAGTTTAGATCCTGCACATCCATTTCCTAGACTTGCCAACAAAAGTTTAAACTTTATTGTGACTTTGGAAGGTAAAGATGCATTTGGACGTCAAATAGATTTAGCAGTCGTTCCTGCACCACGTTCTTTACCACGTGTTGTACGTTTACCAGATGAGTTAACAGATGGTAAAGAGCATCATGTGATGTTATCTGCCATTATTCATGAGCATGTGTCAGATTTATTCCCTGGAATGAAAGCAACAGGTTGTTATCAATTCCGCGTTACACGTAATGCAGATTTAGCATTAAATGAAGATGTGGAAGATTTAGCAAAAGCGTTGAAAGGTGAGTTGAGTTCGCGACGTTTTGGGCGAGCTGTACGTTTAGAAGTAACAGAAAATTGTCCTGAACATATTTATAAATATCTATTAGATGAATTTGAGTTAGATGAAGATCAGCTTTATAAGGTGAATGGTCCTGTAAATCTTGCACGATTACTGTCAAATTTTAAGCGACCTCATTTACGTTATGATGCACATATTCCTGTTATTCCGAAAGTATTGAAAAAGTCTGAAAATATTTTTAGTGCGATGAAGAAGCAGGATATTTTATTGCATCATCCATTTGAATCTTTTGCACCTGTTATTAATCTATTACGTGAAGCTGCAAGAGATCCGCAAGTTTTAGCCATTAAGCAAACTTTATATCGTAGTGGACCAGATTCTGAAATTGTTCAAGTTTTGGCTGAAGCTGCACGAAATGGTAAAGAAGTTACAGCTGTCATTGAACTTCGTGCACGTTTTGATGAAGAATCAAATATTGAAGTGGCGAACGTATTGCAAGAAGCAGGCGCTGTTGTTGTTTATGGTATTGTTGGCTATAAAACACATGCAAAAATGATTTTGGTTGTACGCCGTGAAAATAATAAGTTAGTGCGTTATGTGCATTTGGGAACAGGAAATTATCATGCAGGTAATGCACGTATTTACACAGACTATGGTTTATTAACGACTGAAAAAGATTTGTGTGAAGATGTGCATCGTATTTTCCAAGAGCTTACTGGTATGGGTAAAATGGCGAAATTGAAGAAACTTCTTCATGCTCCATTTACTTTACATGCACAGCTTATTAACTTCATTGATGAAGAAATTGCAAATGCAAAAGCTGGAAAATTAGCAAGAATTATTGTGAAAGTGAATGCTTTAACTGAAGTTCAGTTAATTAATAAATTATATGAAGCATCACAGGCTGGTGTGCAAATTGATTTAATTATTCGCTCAATTTGTTGCTTGCGTCCAGGTTTACCTGGTTTATCTGAAAATATTCGCGTGAGATCAATCGTTGGAAGATTCTTAGAGCATACACGTGTATATTATTTTAGCAATAATGGCGATGCTCGTATTTATTGTTCAAGTGCGGATTGGATGGATCGTAATTTATTTAATCGAGTTGAAGCTTGTTTCCCAATTGAAGATATTGCTTTGAAAAAACGTATTTATCAGCAAGGTTTAGTTAATTATTTAGAAGATAATCAACAGGCTTGGTTGTTGAAAGGTGATGGTACGTGGGTTCGTGCAGAGGTTGATGAGGGTCAGAAGCCACATAATGCTCAACGTATTTTATTGAGTACGATTACCTGA
- the mtgA gene encoding monofunctional biosynthetic peptidoglycan transglycosylase — MKAFIVRVLLILVSLFLLVQIWIFASLAWWRTHPVDTTMFMRIAYYSDRSQPIQHEWLDYDQISDNLKKAVVAAEDGKFLQHKGFDWAGMQFALERNKDKGKVVAGGSTISQQLAKNLFLYNKRSFIRKGEEAIATWMMERMWSKQRILEVYLNSVEFGNHIYGAEAAARYYFGKSAKSLTREQASFLAAILTNPKYYQNNRNDRRLNYKKRMIQKYMRYSHIPN; from the coding sequence ATGAAGGCTTTTATTGTTCGTGTCTTATTAATACTTGTTAGTTTATTCCTTTTGGTTCAAATCTGGATATTTGCAAGTTTAGCATGGTGGCGGACGCATCCTGTAGATACGACAATGTTTATGCGTATTGCTTACTATTCAGATCGATCTCAGCCTATTCAACATGAATGGCTCGATTATGATCAAATTAGTGATAATTTGAAAAAAGCGGTGGTTGCTGCTGAAGATGGAAAATTTTTACAGCATAAAGGCTTTGATTGGGCTGGAATGCAATTTGCTTTAGAGCGAAATAAAGATAAAGGAAAAGTCGTTGCAGGCGGATCTACCATTTCACAGCAATTAGCAAAAAACTTATTTTTATATAATAAGCGTTCATTTATTCGTAAAGGTGAGGAAGCCATCGCGACATGGATGATGGAGCGTATGTGGTCTAAACAACGAATTTTAGAGGTTTATTTAAATTCAGTTGAGTTTGGTAATCATATTTATGGTGCAGAAGCTGCCGCTCGATATTATTTCGGTAAATCTGCAAAAAGCTTAACGCGTGAACAAGCCTCATTTTTAGCAGCTATTTTGACGAATCCTAAATATTATCAGAATAATAGAAATGATCGACGCTTAAATTATAAAAAGCGTATGATTCAAAAATATATGCGTTATAGCCATATTCCAAATTAA
- a CDS encoding rhomboid family intramembrane serine protease, giving the protein MTNSTPTFVKSKFDLQLWWMTAILIAINVGLFFWQVLNGMDISSPSTQDAIRWGADFAPLTFLEEPQRLFTSMFFHFGFVHLMLNMWALYLFGSIAEQLFGRIYFIFLYILAGLMGSLLSGYLAIQDSYEILYLGQVEQHLLPSVGAGASGAVMGLGAALTVLALLPQLPNQHFFLDRKTLVIVMGLNLAIGFTISGINNAAHVGGIIMGIILTLIWYIGEKVKLPFIFKVIGIITGIITCYFFYQYCQNQIIELQPLWQELVQWMMSDD; this is encoded by the coding sequence ATGACGAATTCAACACCCACTTTTGTAAAATCTAAATTTGATCTACAGCTATGGTGGATGACTGCCATTCTAATCGCGATTAATGTTGGATTATTTTTCTGGCAAGTTTTAAATGGTATGGATATTAGTTCTCCTAGCACTCAAGATGCCATTCGATGGGGTGCCGATTTTGCACCTTTAACATTTTTAGAAGAACCACAACGCTTATTTACTAGCATGTTTTTCCATTTTGGTTTTGTTCATCTCATGCTAAACATGTGGGCACTTTATCTTTTTGGTAGCATAGCTGAACAACTTTTTGGTCGAATTTATTTTATTTTTCTTTATATTCTTGCTGGCTTAATGGGAAGTTTACTCAGTGGCTATCTTGCCATTCAAGACAGCTATGAAATTCTTTATTTAGGGCAGGTCGAGCAACATTTACTACCTAGTGTTGGCGCTGGTGCTTCAGGTGCAGTAATGGGTTTAGGTGCAGCTTTAACTGTTTTAGCACTGCTTCCTCAGCTCCCTAACCAACATTTTTTCCTTGATCGTAAAACACTTGTGATTGTAATGGGCTTAAACCTTGCTATTGGCTTTACTATTAGTGGAATTAATAATGCCGCTCATGTTGGCGGCATTATCATGGGAATTATCTTAACGCTGATTTGGTATATTGGCGAAAAAGTAAAACTTCCTTTTATATTCAAAGTAATTGGTATTATTACAGGAATAATCACATGTTACTTTTTCTATCAATATTGCCAAAATCAAATTATTGAACTTCAACCACTTTGGCAAGAATTGGTTCAATGGATGATGTCAGACGACTAA
- a CDS encoding ABC transporter permease, producing MNHLFRPIFTQSFKTTGIYLLIIALTLAISATTALKFSNEQIKQAVALQASEMLAADLVLNDNQPIDSSWENRAKKASLQQSKVTVFGSMAHTDENFVMVNVKAVDQAFPLRGQMTVNPQQSSVKKGDVWLSQRAMDLLHVKVGDTIHIADGKFKVAAVIEQDSNQELGFSAFSPTVLISQDDVAATNAIQVGSRIEYRLLLAGEADQIKKYERAFKQYIKDHPPTAQVEGQDIEEQSSLKIRNASQGNTRLMKPVSNLDTFLQLANILTILLCGIAIALTAQRYVQQNQDHIALLRCIGAKKSNILMAYLVLLAVVLVISMLIGSVIGVGLGYALLQLMLQLIPHLQLQFSAMALLLGPLPIAMLTSTLVLLGFVLPSLLQLLNTPPIRVIRQQEKSVSSWLWMLLTGTLSLVVFSVVLTENLTLSVLVIGSIILLCTALYAVIWVILKAIRASKSRLSTYIRVPYQTAFQITALALGLSLITVLMVLRTDLMDRWQQQLPAQTPNQFVYGLPPFDMPEFKAQIAQQGWKSTPLYPNVKGRLIAKNDQPFSEQLVKENNSLRRELNLTQANGYPENNQIVEGRSQFNALNEVSVEAKTAKELGIKVGDKLSFSLPEGVLHATVINLRTVEWESFSPNFFFIFSPETMDENAGSYLGSFYVPEQSKAKLIPIIQQFSNTVFIDVSLILDEIKNLVRVLIQIISLLALLVSVSGILVLIACLNLLMDERKREVALLRSFGGSKRQLKNMLTLEIGFMGFIAGIVSCIFAEVVSAIASSRMDLVMQLHWEIWLILPLSMTILCMLIGRYRLGYLSHIPPLKSLREMNQS from the coding sequence GTGAATCATTTATTTCGTCCGATCTTTACACAAAGCTTTAAAACAACAGGCATTTATTTACTCATTATTGCTTTAACACTTGCAATTAGTGCAACGACTGCATTGAAATTTAGTAATGAACAAATTAAGCAAGCTGTTGCGTTGCAAGCTTCTGAAATGTTAGCAGCAGATCTGGTATTAAATGATAATCAACCTATTGATTCATCTTGGGAAAATAGAGCTAAAAAAGCATCATTACAGCAATCTAAAGTTACTGTATTTGGCTCTATGGCACATACAGATGAAAACTTTGTAATGGTGAATGTCAAAGCAGTTGATCAAGCGTTTCCATTACGTGGGCAAATGACAGTAAATCCGCAGCAATCTTCTGTGAAAAAGGGAGATGTTTGGTTAAGTCAGCGTGCAATGGATTTGTTGCATGTAAAGGTGGGAGATACCATCCATATCGCTGATGGAAAATTTAAAGTTGCTGCTGTAATTGAGCAAGATTCAAATCAAGAATTAGGTTTTTCTGCTTTTTCTCCGACCGTTTTAATTTCTCAAGATGATGTCGCTGCTACGAATGCAATTCAAGTGGGAAGTCGTATTGAATATAGATTATTACTTGCGGGTGAAGCAGATCAAATCAAAAAATATGAGCGAGCATTTAAGCAATATATTAAGGATCATCCTCCAACAGCTCAAGTTGAAGGGCAAGATATTGAAGAGCAAAGTAGTTTAAAAATAAGAAATGCAAGTCAAGGTAATACACGGTTAATGAAACCTGTATCTAATTTAGATACATTCTTGCAATTGGCAAATATTCTCACCATTTTATTGTGTGGTATTGCAATTGCTTTAACTGCGCAAAGATATGTACAACAAAACCAAGATCATATTGCACTGCTACGTTGTATTGGTGCCAAAAAATCCAATATTTTGATGGCATATTTAGTATTGTTAGCTGTTGTTTTAGTTATTTCAATGTTGATTGGTTCAGTTATTGGTGTTGGTTTGGGTTATGCCTTATTGCAATTGATGTTGCAGTTAATCCCTCATTTACAGCTTCAATTTTCAGCAATGGCTTTGCTTTTAGGGCCATTACCAATTGCAATGCTCACCAGCACATTGGTATTACTTGGTTTTGTATTGCCAAGTCTATTGCAACTTTTAAATACGCCACCAATTCGTGTGATTCGTCAACAAGAAAAGTCAGTAAGCTCATGGCTTTGGATGTTGCTTACAGGAACTTTAAGTCTTGTGGTTTTTAGTGTGGTATTGACTGAAAATTTAACTTTAAGCGTATTGGTGATTGGTTCAATTATCCTGTTATGTACTGCTTTATATGCTGTAATTTGGGTAATTTTAAAAGCAATCAGAGCGAGTAAATCTCGATTATCTACGTATATTCGCGTGCCATATCAAACAGCATTTCAAATTACGGCTTTGGCATTGGGACTAAGTCTAATTACGGTATTAATGGTATTACGCACAGACTTAATGGATCGTTGGCAACAACAACTTCCAGCGCAAACACCAAATCAATTTGTGTATGGGCTTCCACCATTTGATATGCCTGAATTTAAAGCGCAAATTGCACAACAAGGTTGGAAAAGTACGCCTTTATATCCAAATGTAAAGGGGCGATTAATTGCGAAAAATGATCAACCATTTTCAGAGCAATTGGTGAAGGAAAACAATTCATTACGCCGTGAATTAAATCTTACACAAGCGAATGGATATCCTGAAAATAATCAAATTGTAGAAGGGCGTTCGCAGTTTAATGCATTGAATGAAGTTTCTGTTGAAGCTAAAACGGCAAAAGAACTTGGTATTAAGGTTGGAGATAAGCTTAGTTTTAGTTTGCCTGAAGGAGTGCTTCATGCAACGGTAATTAATCTAAGAACAGTAGAATGGGAAAGTTTTAGCCCCAATTTCTTTTTTATCTTTTCACCTGAAACAATGGATGAAAATGCGGGAAGTTATTTAGGTAGTTTTTATGTGCCTGAGCAAAGTAAGGCAAAACTGATTCCTATTATTCAGCAGTTTTCGAATACTGTATTTATTGATGTTAGTTTAATTTTAGATGAAATTAAAAATTTAGTACGTGTACTGATTCAAATTATTAGCTTACTGGCATTGCTTGTTAGTGTTTCTGGTATTTTGGTCCTCATTGCTTGCTTAAATTTATTAATGGATGAGCGAAAAAGAGAAGTTGCTTTGTTGCGTTCTTTTGGAGGTTCGAAGCGCCAATTAAAAAATATGTTAACTCTTGAAATTGGTTTTATGGGCTTTATTGCAGGAATTGTCTCTTGTATTTTTGCTGAAGTAGTTAGTGCTATTGCGAGTTCACGTATGGATTTGGTCATGCAATTACATTGGGAAATTTGGTTGATTTTACCTTTAAGCATGACCATATTGTGTATGTTAATTGGACGTTATCGTCTGGGATACTTAAGTCATATTCCACCATTAAAGAGCTTAAGAGAGATGAATCAGTCTTGA
- a CDS encoding ABC transporter ATP-binding protein — MTTFNDDNLIMPQAIISAQQLTQKIPLAHKELVIFENLNLEIQAGDQVAITGRSGSGKSTLLGILATLDQPSGGQLAVCGEAVHDLGEEQRALIRLKYIGFVFQSFQLLPHLSALENVMLPLRLQQNFQYKNAEKAAIELLIKVGLERQIHQTPKVLSGGEQQRVAIARALISQPQIIFADEPTGNLDGETAKEIEQLLFQLNRELGTTLVLVTHDQQLAKQCHRHFELLNGQLIEHPQGG, encoded by the coding sequence ATGACCACATTTAATGACGATAACTTAATCATGCCACAAGCAATAATTTCTGCACAGCAATTGACACAAAAGATTCCACTTGCACATAAAGAATTAGTTATTTTTGAAAATTTGAATTTAGAAATTCAAGCAGGTGATCAAGTTGCGATTACTGGGCGTTCTGGTTCAGGGAAGTCTACATTATTGGGGATTTTAGCAACATTAGATCAACCTAGTGGTGGGCAGTTAGCAGTCTGTGGTGAAGCTGTACATGATTTAGGTGAAGAGCAAAGAGCACTTATTCGCTTAAAATATATTGGATTTGTATTTCAATCTTTTCAGTTACTTCCACATTTAAGTGCTTTAGAAAATGTCATGCTTCCTTTACGGTTGCAGCAAAATTTCCAATATAAAAATGCTGAAAAAGCAGCAATTGAGTTATTAATAAAAGTTGGCTTAGAAAGACAAATTCATCAAACGCCCAAAGTTTTATCGGGTGGTGAGCAGCAACGTGTTGCAATTGCACGTGCTTTGATTAGCCAGCCGCAAATTATTTTTGCAGATGAACCTACTGGAAATTTAGATGGTGAAACAGCAAAAGAAATTGAACAATTATTATTTCAGCTTAATCGTGAATTGGGAACAACTTTAGTTTTGGTGACACATGATCAGCAGTTAGCAAAACAATGTCATCGTCATTTTGAATTGCTCAATGGTCAGCTCATTGAGCATCCACAAGGAGGATGA
- a CDS encoding arylesterase: MQKSNLIKIKFVCCLLFSIGFLPMLASAKTIMILGDSLSAGYGIQKQQGWVNLLQNKLNQQYPKQHKVVNASASGETTSGALARLPKLLQTHQPDIVVIELGGNDGLRGQPPQMIQKNLAQLIQQSQKSKATVILLGMKIPPNLGTAYSKAFENTYKTVSQQYKVKLQPFFLDGVAGNKSLMQQDQIHPNAKAQPILLNNTYPYINSAL, encoded by the coding sequence ATGCAAAAAAGCAATCTCATTAAAATAAAATTCGTGTGTTGTCTTTTATTCAGCATAGGTTTTTTGCCAATGCTTGCTTCAGCTAAAACTATCATGATTTTAGGTGATAGTTTAAGTGCTGGTTATGGGATTCAAAAACAACAAGGTTGGGTGAATCTTCTACAAAATAAACTAAACCAACAGTATCCCAAACAACATAAAGTGGTCAATGCAAGTGCAAGTGGTGAAACAACAAGTGGCGCCCTTGCTCGTCTACCAAAATTATTACAAACCCATCAACCCGATATTGTTGTCATTGAACTGGGAGGAAATGATGGTTTGAGAGGTCAACCGCCTCAAATGATTCAAAAAAATTTAGCGCAATTAATACAGCAAAGCCAAAAAAGTAAAGCGACTGTTATTCTTTTAGGAATGAAAATTCCACCGAATCTGGGCACAGCATACAGTAAAGCTTTTGAAAATACATATAAAACAGTAAGCCAACAATATAAAGTAAAACTACAGCCGTTCTTTTTAGATGGTGTAGCTGGAAATAAATCTTTAATGCAACAAGATCAAATTCATCCTAATGCAAAAGCACAACCTATTTTACTAAATAATACTTATCCATATATCAACAGTGCTTTATAG
- a CDS encoding amidase family protein, with amino-acid sequence MKNLNLKVAILMLMISSGTYANIDTAELTVDQLHKLIIENKTTFKETMQDYLNAIAKNDQKGAHLNSIIVINPEALIAAEQADLEYKKIGKLKPLQGVPVLLKDNVDTENLLTTGGSISLKNNITTENAFIAQKLKDAGAIVIAKTNLHEFAVWGETKSSMQGQTHNPYDLTRTPGGSSGGTGASVAANFGIIGIGTDTINSIRSPASANSLVGLRPTIGLVSRSGIIPYSFTQDTAGPITRTVTDAARTLNVIVGYDPTDSITSLANNYSVDYTQSLKLNGLENKRIGVLNSFFGKEDIHKTTNDVVNQAILQMEKSGATIIQIDEPINADALVRDTSVHLYDLDEDLSTYLISHPKQKPIGNLANLIQSGEFDDGIKANIEKAVTLKKDSEEYKKRLIAREKLQKDVEKLMKNNQLDALVFPHQKRLVVPIGETQIERNGVLGSVTGFPSIVVPAGFSPKTETAPIGVPVGIEIFGLPLSEPQLLEIAYSFEQQYPMRKKPTLK; translated from the coding sequence GTGAAAAATCTTAATTTAAAAGTCGCGATATTGATGCTTATGATATCAAGTGGTACATATGCAAATATTGATACAGCTGAATTGACGGTAGATCAATTGCATAAATTAATCATTGAAAATAAAACGACTTTTAAAGAAACAATGCAAGATTATTTAAATGCGATTGCTAAAAATGATCAGAAGGGAGCGCATCTTAATAGTATTATTGTCATTAATCCAGAAGCATTAATTGCAGCTGAGCAAGCAGATTTAGAATATAAAAAAATAGGAAAATTAAAGCCATTACAGGGTGTGCCTGTATTATTAAAAGATAATGTAGATACTGAAAATTTATTAACTACAGGTGGCTCTATTAGCTTAAAAAATAATATTACAACAGAAAATGCATTTATTGCTCAAAAGCTGAAAGATGCTGGAGCAATTGTTATTGCTAAAACTAATTTACATGAGTTTGCAGTTTGGGGTGAAACAAAAAGTTCAATGCAAGGGCAAACACATAATCCTTATGATTTAACCAGAACACCAGGGGGGTCTAGTGGTGGTACTGGTGCGAGTGTTGCAGCAAATTTCGGTATTATTGGTATTGGAACAGATACTATTAATTCAATTCGATCACCTGCGTCAGCAAATAGTTTAGTAGGACTCCGACCAACGATTGGTTTGGTGAGTCGATCAGGTATTATTCCATATTCATTTACACAAGATACCGCAGGTCCAATTACAAGAACGGTTACAGATGCTGCGAGAACGTTAAATGTTATTGTAGGATATGATCCGACAGATTCTATAACAAGTTTAGCTAATAATTATTCCGTAGATTACACTCAATCATTGAAATTAAATGGATTGGAAAATAAAAGAATAGGAGTTCTAAATAGCTTTTTTGGAAAAGAAGATATTCATAAAACAACAAATGATGTTGTAAACCAAGCAATTTTACAAATGGAAAAGAGTGGGGCAACGATTATTCAGATAGATGAGCCAATTAATGCAGATGCTCTAGTGAGAGATACAAGTGTTCATTTATATGATTTGGATGAAGATTTAAGTACATATTTAATAAGTCATCCAAAACAAAAACCAATTGGTAATTTAGCTAACTTAATTCAATCAGGAGAGTTTGATGATGGAATTAAAGCAAATATTGAAAAAGCAGTGACTTTAAAAAAAGATTCAGAAGAATATAAGAAGCGCTTAATAGCGAGAGAAAAATTGCAAAAAGATGTTGAAAAATTGATGAAAAATAATCAGTTGGATGCTTTGGTTTTTCCTCATCAAAAACGCTTAGTTGTACCAATTGGTGAAACTCAAATTGAACGTAATGGTGTATTGGGTTCAGTAACGGGATTCCCTTCAATTGTAGTTCCTGCAGGATTTAGCCCAAAAACAGAAACAGCACCGATTGGAGTTCCTGTTGGTATTGAAATATTTGGATTGCCTTTAAGTGAACCGCAATTATTAGAAATAGCATATTCATTTGAACAGCAGTACCCAATGCGAAAAAAACCTACTTTAAAGTAA
- a CDS encoding carbonic anhydrase, with product MLTAEEALERLKNGNQRFVNGQTNHPKLLTHAQRAEMAESQEPFAIVLGCSDSRVPAEMVFDQGLGDLFVIRVAGNIVAPSQVGSVEFAAESFGCPIVVVLGHTHCGAIHSTISALMNPTQPSSANLMSIVNRVRPSVEILMQTELKDDLDKLSKHAVRSNVFASVNQLRHGSAVLENLIAQGKLQIVGAEYSLETGEVQFYDF from the coding sequence ATGCTTACAGCAGAAGAAGCTTTAGAACGTTTAAAAAATGGAAATCAACGTTTTGTAAATGGTCAGACGAATCATCCAAAGCTTTTAACTCATGCTCAACGTGCAGAAATGGCAGAAAGCCAAGAACCGTTTGCAATTGTTTTGGGCTGTTCAGATTCTCGTGTACCAGCTGAAATGGTATTCGATCAAGGTTTGGGAGATTTATTTGTTATTCGTGTAGCAGGAAATATTGTTGCGCCATCTCAAGTTGGCAGTGTTGAATTTGCGGCTGAAAGTTTTGGTTGCCCTATAGTAGTTGTTCTTGGGCATACACATTGTGGTGCGATTCATTCAACTATTAGTGCATTAATGAATCCTACACAACCATCATCTGCAAATTTAATGTCTATTGTAAATCGCGTAAGACCTTCGGTTGAAATTTTAATGCAAACTGAATTAAAAGATGATTTAGATAAATTATCTAAGCATGCTGTGCGTTCAAATGTATTTGCATCTGTGAATCAATTACGACATGGTTCTGCTGTTTTGGAAAACTTAATTGCGCAAGGTAAACTACAAATTGTAGGTGCAGAATATTCACTTGAAACAGGTGAAGTACAATTCTACGATTTTTAA
- a CDS encoding alpha/beta fold hydrolase produces the protein MYSFTRRLSVFGKTLCFGLALLLSSSLQAIDKSIDASSTNFSVIQNFIEHERQSAGLQNKTLKVGDLTWHYSEGGLSQKPSILLLHGLAGNRDNWNKVAQYLTPYYHVIIPDLPTNFDAQIPKKFDISVPNVSSELRQFIEALHIENNLNIAGHSLGGSIATYYASQYPFDTQSLFLLSSAGIYKDAKTSYALNPAQLKSLVITKPGDLDQILSKLMQSPPPIPSNIKIAQENLLISQAFQTTQLIDQVIKLNQIYTPETFARLARSVEAPTLILWGKQDQIINYEVATELQQLIKRAETPIILNNVGHMPILEAENLVAQSYLPFLAKTQNLKNPLADKLIPLN, from the coding sequence ATGTATTCATTCACTCGAAGACTTAGTGTTTTTGGCAAAACATTATGTTTTGGACTTGCTTTATTGCTTTCCTCATCTCTTCAAGCGATTGATAAAAGTATCGATGCTTCATCAACTAATTTTTCAGTTATTCAAAATTTTATCGAACACGAAAGACAATCAGCTGGATTACAAAACAAAACTTTAAAAGTTGGTGACCTTACATGGCACTATAGTGAAGGTGGCTTGTCTCAGAAGCCTTCTATTTTATTGCTTCATGGATTAGCGGGAAATCGTGACAACTGGAATAAAGTTGCTCAATATTTAACACCGTACTATCATGTTATTATTCCTGATTTACCCACAAATTTTGATGCCCAAATTCCTAAAAAGTTTGATATTTCTGTTCCAAATGTATCTTCTGAACTTCGACAATTTATAGAAGCACTACATATTGAAAATAATTTAAATATTGCAGGACATTCTCTAGGAGGCTCTATTGCGACCTACTATGCTTCTCAATATCCATTTGATACCCAAAGTTTATTTTTATTAAGTAGTGCTGGTATTTATAAAGATGCAAAAACATCTTATGCACTAAATCCAGCGCAATTAAAATCTTTAGTCATTACTAAACCGGGCGATTTAGATCAAATCCTTTCAAAATTAATGCAATCTCCACCACCTATTCCATCAAACATTAAAATTGCTCAAGAAAATTTATTAATCTCACAGGCATTTCAGACTACACAGTTAATTGATCAAGTCATCAAACTCAATCAAATTTACACACCTGAAACTTTTGCTCGTTTAGCTCGTTCTGTAGAAGCGCCTACTTTAATTTTATGGGGCAAACAAGATCAAATTATTAACTATGAAGTAGCAACTGAATTACAACAGCTTATTAAAAGAGCCGAAACTCCTATTATTTTAAATAATGTTGGTCATATGCCAATTTTAGAAGCTGAAAATTTAGTTGCTCAATCTTATTTACCATTTCTAGCCAAAACACAAAACCTAAAAAATCCACTTGCTGATAAACTAATACCTTTAAATTAA